A window from Falco naumanni isolate bFalNau1 chromosome 3, bFalNau1.pat, whole genome shotgun sequence encodes these proteins:
- the PTP4A2 gene encoding protein tyrosine phosphatase type IVA 2: MNRPAPVEITYENMRFLITHNPTNATLSKFIEELKKYGVTTLVRVCDATYDQAPIEKEGIQVLDWPFDDGAPPPNQIVDDWLNLLKTKFREEPGCCVAVHCVAGLGRAPVLVALALIECGMKYEDAVQFIRQKRRGAFNSKQLLYLEKYRPKMRLRFKDANGHCCVQ; the protein is encoded by the exons ATGAACCGTCCAGCCCCCGTGGAAATTACTTATGAGAATATGCGTTTCTTGATCACTCACAACCCAACCAATGCAACCCTCAGCAAGTTCATAGAG GAGCTGAAGAAGTACGGAGTGACAACCTTGGTGCGAGTTTGCGATGCTACTTATGATCAAGCTCCTATCGAAAAAGAAGGAATCCAGGTTCTA GACTGGCCATTTGATGATGGAGCACCACCCCCGAATCAGATAGTTGATGACTGGCTAAACCTGTTGAAAACCAAATTTCGTGAAGAGCCTGGATGCTGTGTCGCTGTTCACTGTGTTGCAGGGTTGGGAAG GGCTCCTGTACTGGTTGCACTTGCTCTCATTGAATGTGGAATGAAGTATGAAGATGCAGTTCAGTTTATAAGGCA GAAAAGGAGGGGAGCTTTCAATTCCAAACAGCTGCTTTACCTTGAGAAATACCGACCTAAGATGCGATTACGCTTCAAAGATGCCAACGGTCACTGCTGtgttcaataa